DNA from Quercus lobata isolate SW786 chromosome 1, ValleyOak3.0 Primary Assembly, whole genome shotgun sequence:
GGATCTATACCGTCTTCAAATGCAACCCGATTCCCTTCCATTAGTCTCTTCCTCCCTCGTTCATGCAGAAAAAGTAGCTGACGATTATCACCATTCACCTCAAATAGAAAGTCAACCGAATTCATGTTAGCAAATTTCCACTTCAAGAGGCCTTCATGTGTGCGAGGAACATAAGGATCATCCCGACCCTGAAAAATAAGACCATCTGATTCATGTGAAAGCTTTAGCTCCAAAACCTTGTTAACAGTAGAGAGCAACCAAAAGTCCTTCCTCCTCACTCTAAAAGGTTCAAGGTCATATCTATAATAAGGATTCCTACATTGGAGAACATTTGCCCGTTCATAATTCCGAGGTTCAATCACTTCTTTCTCAAGCAACTTCCAGCGTTCATAGAAAGGCAAATCTATTACAGAAACTTGATTAATGGCCATCATATCATAGATAAGAtatcttctctctttcttatctGTATTCTTAATAGAATCAATTACCATTTCCCCATCAAGTAATGTATAGTGATGAGTCTGGTCTCTACATGGAAACCTCATCTGGACTCGTCGAAAATTGAAATTCCTATCAATCAAGTAACACCCATCCATGGTTATCAGCATCAAATATCGCGTTCCATCAGCTTTCCATGTGGTATAATAATAGTGCTGCCTCAACAGCTGCAGATTATCCTTGTTAAGAGAAACTGGGTGCGACCCTGGAAACGGTGTGTTCCCTCTTGCCCCAACACCCAGCCTAAGTGTTTGATAGCAGAAACTACGCATTGCATCTTGCTGGTCCCAAGGTATCTCATCTCCTAACACATCATCATTGCTCATTATCACTACATCTCTCTCCTCATCATGGGTCTCATACAATGGATCAGCAGCCGAGCCGCCTCCATAATCATCAGAAGACCTTTTCCACTCCGGAGTTGGAGGGCAAACAACAACATCCCGAGGCTTATTTTCATGATAAAATGCATACAGCGCATCAATATATTCCGGTTTATAAATTCCCGGAGGCCGAGCTTCGGCAAACACATTGATCGCCTGGGTGACACTGACAGAAGCAGGAAAAAGCGAGCGCATAATATAATGAACAATCATAAATCCGGTGCGATTATGGCCATGAGTACAGTGAACAAGAACATGATACTTGATACTTTTCTGACGAGAGATGAATTGCGAGACCTCATGAACAAACTTATTCACAGATACATTATCGGGTACAGCATCCCGACCCTTGCACTGAATCTTAACATGCTTGATGCCCAAGTTCTTCAAATCCGACACCGGATAGTACCGAGTAGTATTCGTCAAATCCACCACCAAACCAATCTTTCTTCCCAAAACTCTCTGCCGATGAATCAGTTGCTTCAACGAGTATCTTTTTCCGGGTGGAACTTCGAAGGATTCACAAAGCGGAACCTTGGAAGGAACTATGAAACCGCATATTTCTTCACCAACTGCAGGGCATTCCAACCAACCGGACGGAATGGTAATAGTAGTTCTGGTTTTATCATTATATGCAACTGGTCTGTGATCATCTGGGTTTTGTTCCCTTTTCAATCTTTTGCGTCTTTCGTCGCGCTCGCGGCGAGCTATATCAACTGCAGACTCTATGCGTTGTTCATATTCTTCATCCATGGAAACAAAACCTAGCCAGAGAAACTGAGAGATAAAGAGAAGGTTTTggttatgtgtgtgtatatatagaaGGTTTGCACTAACCGACTACGTGACTTTATCTAATCCGACGACGTTTTGTAATAGATATGATATGAGACCCAATTTTTCAGTTAAGGGTTAGGATctgtttagaaaaaaataaaaaagatctaCGGTCTAGAAATTGCCAcctcatttaatttaattttttttttacttaaacaCCAAAACAGCAAATAAATGTGGTTTAACCAGAGTTAAGTTAACACAAGAGTTATATAAAACTAATGTAGTAACGGTAGTGTATTGGTGTGGCGGTTTCCACAATCAGAAGCAGAAAAGCgtgaatccaaaaaaaaaaaaaaaaatggagaacgAAGCAGACTACGATGAGCCCGAGACGAAGCGTCCTCACCTCAGCCCTTTCTCCTCCGCCTCGCCTCGCAATTCCGCCACCGCCGCCACTTCCCCATCAACCAACAAAACCGTAAGcaaatcctctctctctctctttcttgtagTCTTCTGTTTGGTTCCCCGGTAAATTagcttttatttgtttatttatttttgatatagTAGAAGCGGTAGAATGAAAATAATGTGTGAATTCAATTTTGCATGTGATGTTACTAGCAGCTTTTGTGTGCGATCGTTGTCAAATTAGGCGAAGAgttgttgttattttgattTCTGTGAAATTATAGGGTTGAAATTGTGAAttctttagggttttcaagTATATGAGGCTGGGGGAGCAGAGACTATGTTAAATTTAGTGGAATCAAGTTGAATTTGTTTCACTCCTCATTGAAGTGGGACCATCAATTATGCTTCTTTAAGAAActagtttgaattttttaaattttagtctAAAATATCTGTTTAAGTTGAGGAATGAGAAAAAGGAAGTGTATTAATTTCAGTTGTGCTTGATTGTCAAGTCAGAGCCATTAGGTTCAATTCAGGTGAAGCTGTGGTTCTgtttctgtttggttgctgagaaagatttttatatattgtgtttAATAGGCTAAGAAGTGTTTGGGTGCAGTTGAGCGGAAGTGGATGTATCCTCAATCAAGTTGGAACCAAAAATATGCTTGTAAGGAATTTTGTTGGTTGCCTTTGAGCTGAAGTTGAGTCTGGTTGCTAAAAAACGTAAGACTGAAGAAACTTGAAAAAGTATGAATACAAATGGTTCATTTCGATAGAAGTTTTTAGGAGGAGGggtttgatttgaatttttagtttaaatgaCTTGAATAAATCATGATAGGGCATTTTTTTCCTTGTTGATGAGGTGTATGGATGGATTTGAGGTTTATTAATATGTGGATTTGAAATGAGGTAGATGTAAAGTGTCATTTCAAATCAATAACATTATAAGCGTTTTTGTTAGAGAAAAATCCACAAAGCTCAAATCACTTAGTCTGGTTAAATACGTATCAAGCTGCGGCATTTTTCATCAAATCCTTGTAACCAAACGCAACCAAGAATTTGCTGTTTGGGGTCTTTAGAAAATAAAGACTGGTCCTCAAATGTGCGATGTACAAATTTGGAGTCAGCTGGGGTGACATTTATTATTggaaatcaaaagagaaaatcaatctcaatttttttatttttttattgggtgtGATATAATCTTAATTTTCTGGGTAAGCAAAGAGAGCATTAAGATTGTTATGTTACATGGAACAGAGCACAAGTGTTGAACGATTTATATTTACGGACTACTCTTGAGCAAAATACATAATTATTTTCTCATTGTAAGAGCAAGGTGAAGGTGAGGctgtgggttcaagacccaacAGGTGCATGTGTAATTACcaatagaaaaaagaagaagaagaggatcattttgtgaaaaatcaaCAAAGCCTAAAGAGATATCTCTTTACCCTACAAATTTATGTATCCAATCTAGGCATTAGAGCCCCCTACATCTGTATGCACTTTATGTttggaacattttttttttttttttttttatgatgtaGGAGAACTTCACTTAGATTAGTTGCACGTTGTAGAGCATACTGTACAACAATCCTCACTATTAATGTTTGGAACATTTCTTGATTAATCATATAAACAATTACATGTGTTGCTCAAGCACAAGCAATCCTACTATTAACTATCTTTCAATTCAAAGTGAAGCATTTAGACAGCTGTGTTCTTAGCCCATTATATTTAGTAGTTGGACATCAAATTGTACAACATTTTAGTTGTTTATCTATTTCCTTccttataaaaataagtagTTTCAGAGTGAAATTTCTTTGTTTATGTATTTCCAATTGTGTgtgactttgttttttttttttttttgataagtgtgTGACTTGTTATGCATGATCTTACAGATATTGCAGAGAATGGTTCTGGCATATTGATAGAAATGTTTTGCTAAATGGTTATACATATTCGTGCAGGTTGATGCTACAGTGCTCCAGTACCAGAATCAGAAACTTCTTCAGCAGATAGACATACAAAAACAAGAGTTGCATGATATTGAGGCGAGgattaaagaattaaaagacAAGCAAAGTTCGTATGATGATATATTAATTGTAGTGAACCAACTCTGGAATCAGgtgagttttgattattatgtttAATAGTCACAAGCCCGTGTGATGCACGGTGTTCATTCAAAACAATGGTATAGTCATCTATTATTGCATGtaatccaaaattttctcaaGACTCACCATTCAAACACTATAGCTAAATGGAGAAAGCATCACATAAAATCTTAcctaattcaaaatattttggaatATATGGCCAGATTCATGAATGGATAgtgataaattttgtaaaaatgtgaaaaatcaaatcatataaTGTTTTAAGAGGAATTGGCTAGGTAAATACTGTGCATTTGTTACTTCATTGTGTGTTTGCCTATGCATTTAGTCTCCTTGGAGTTATTTGGGTGATGCTATGGATAATAGTTGATGCATTggttggttggtggaattggttcAACAATTGCTTGTCCGCTGTGTGGAATTTAGCTCCTTTGTGTGTGCTGTGGCAAGTGTAGAATTCCTGTACTTTTGAAGGTGTGGAAGTGTCAGAAGTGCAGTTGaggctttctttctttggttACTCAGTGAATGGTCTAACTTTCTTGGGTTTAAGGGACAGTGGTACTATCACTGAGTTTGCTAATTCAATATCCTTTAATTGTAATTCTTTGGATACAATTTCTGGGACTATCTTATGCTTTGTACTGTTCATGAGGTAGTTCTTTCAGAATACgaccatttatttattaaaaaaaataaaataaaataatgggaaGATActgtaattacaaaaaaaacaacaatgcatgaagcaaaacacaaagaaatgtccaaatttaatttaagtctaaaaataatgtattATATCAAATGTTGTAATCACAATGTATCCCTTAATCAAtcttccaataaaataataacaaaaacaacataTTAGTATCAAAATGGAAGAGCTTTAGTCATTGCAACAATACACCTTGTGCTATGAGTTATGAGAAAGGGAACCTTAGCACTAAACTTAATACAAACCAATTAGCAAGGCCCAAAAAGGATAAAATGTTGGCAATTTTGGAAGATCGCTAGTGGGTTAGCATGAATTATAAAGTGTAGTAACAAACTAGAAGGTGAAGTTACTAACAAAACTTAAGCATTTAAAACTCCATAACGTAGTTGTTAACAAAGTATTTAACCCAATTATTCATGTGACCAACTCAATCTAATCTATCAAGGATCTATAGCTAACcccaaattttgggactaaggctttcttgttgttgttgatcAGAAAAACTATACTTTTTGTCTAATTTCTCTGTTTTAGGTCCTTTGTTTTCCTCCTTTGGCAAGGCAATACCATTGCCCCATTCTGTGAACCTCTATAGTCTATcctcaatcaataaaaaataagaaagaaatctGTGAACAAAAAAGCATGAAAATAAATaaggttagagagagagagagagagcatatgCAAATCTAAAAATAgagtattgaaaaaaaaaattcacattgGAAATGTATTGAAACCCATTACtatcatatttttgtttatgggAAATCTAGGGTgaagaaggagaaagagaggaatgAACTTTAAATGCAAGAATATAAGGGGCTGAAGGAGTAAATgtaataatttaagaaaaaaaattaatttcttggGCAACTAGAGGGGTTTGAAATGTTTATTGGGTTTGACGGAGGGAGGAGGAGTTGAaggggttgggttgggttgtggGAAGGAGAGTTGAAGGCATAATAGGGAAGCAAAAATCTGTGGAAGCATTCAACCATTAGATTAGGAAAGAGTTTTGAAACAAATAAAGCATCAATTTAATGGTAAATTGGGGCCTGCATGggttagctcaattggttggCCTCATGGGAACCCCCCATGAGGTCTCCGATTCAAGTCCTCAAATTACCCGGTACATGGTTCTTGCATGTGTATCTCGTAGGCGAGGTCGTGTATGTAGGGTTTACTTGACAAGGGTGGGTACACAAAGTTGCCTTGCCTTGAAGAGGTTCCTTGtcataaaaaacaataataagaaTGGTAAATTAGTAAAATCAAAGGGACTTAAGAcgaaaataaaagagatatgAGAGATTTGTggagaaaataagaaataataaaagggCAAGGaagtaggaaaaataaaaaataattaaatgtgAATTATGAAGGAGCCAATAAATAATGAAAGGAGAGAGTTTTTCTACAAAATGGTTTGAAGGAATCTTTGCCAATCCAGTATGTGGAGATTCATAAAACCATCATCGTGTATTAaatcaaattacattttaaatttttaaataagtcATAGgattcattaaaaaacaaagtttagctataaaattagttgtagcctaaggctacactCTAACtgaataaaataaacattattacatattttataaatataaccgttaaattgcatattctttacgctcttaatacacgtgtcaaattttgtgtcaattggatacTATTTAcaatatgatctataagcttatattttatgtataattttaagctataaaacttgcaatttaaataatttattgataacatagctattgatctttaattttctagaaattaaaattttgcaagcatgaaggatacaaaaagaacatgtaatctaatagtgaatttgtcaaaatttatctgcaataaaaagatattgagtaaggctACAACCAGTTTTGTAGCTTAAGGCTACAACCAGTTTTGTAGCTAATAATTTGTCCTTCATTAAATAGGTCCCTAACTAACTAATGGTACATTCGAGTGTTTGTTCCAATCACAATGGAGTGGGTTGGAGGGattttcctccaaaatggtaTAATCAATTTGGAGGTAAACTTTGTCcttaaggaaaataaattaatgtcaCGGGGCAACTAAGAGATTAttggagagaaaagaagaaacaataaaaaagcaAGGGATTTTAATATAGTCATATTTTatttgaacaattttaattaatttatttttagcctTTCTATAAATTCCTTTTCTTatgaaaaaagaaggaaaaaaaaaagtgtgaacaATGAAGGAgcagataaaaaataaaagataaagttttcctccaatttttttttttgttttttttttataagtaaagtTTTCCTCCAAATCAATTTCAAGTAATTTCTTCCAACCTGTTACGTAGCGGTTCATTAAAATCATCCAGGTCTATTAAATCACATTACTCATTAAATAGGTCAGTGTCTATAAGTGCATGTAGATGGTCATTTCAATTGGCACGTAGTAAATTGGAGAAATTTTCCTTTAAACTGATTTGGAGGTAAATTCTGTCCACAAGGAAAAGAAATATGTCATGGGGCAACAAAGGGGTTTGATGGAGAGGAAGAGCTAAATTGGGGAGAAGAATTAATAGGAGATGTTAAAGAAGGAAGTCAAAAATTGTGGAAGCATATCAAGCATCAATTAATCACtattaaataagaaataacAAGAGTGGGGAagatgggaaaaaaattaattaaacatgAATAACAAGGGAGCAGGTAAATAAGGAAAGAGATTAATGTCATGGGCAATTAGAGGTGTTTGATGGAAAGAGGAAGAGCCAAATGGAGGAGCGTTAAAgaggaaaactgaaaattgtttaagCATTATATAATTAAGActtattgaagaagaagaagaaaaaataaaagaaaaagtgagcAGTGGGATCCTACGTGGCACAATGGCAGAAGGGTGGAATTAAATTCTAAAGTGACCGTTTTTTTAGACAGTATAGATATGCACTTTCTGTTCATGCTTACATTTTCTAGTCCATAATGACTGAAGTtcccaataaaaaatttcattgttttGCTGTATAGTTGGTTGATGACTTAATCCTTCTCGGAGTACGAGCTGGGGCAGGCCAGGTTTCTTTGGAATTTCTGGACTCTGCTGATCACTCTCGAggtatttttttctctaattttttcaataaaccCATGTAGTCTGTTGTATTTCCTATGACAGCTTAATTGGACGTCCAAGATTTTTCATGTCATATAAGGTTGATTGACTTGAGATACATTCTAGGTTCAATTCCATCATGTCCTGCTGAGGAAATATTTCTTTGTAGACTGCTACAAAGGGGTTCTATTGAAGCCAATGGTAATGATGAGATCATTAGATATGTTGAAGATGCCCTTGCTTTGCGTCATTCATCTACTAGGGAGTTGTTGAAAATCCTGCAAGATTCAATTGATGATCAAAGGGTGAGGACTGAGAGCATTGCACGTGCGTTGCATGGAAAACTATCTTCAGAAGGTCAGAAGAAATCTTGATGTGAGGTCCAATTGTTAATTCATCGTTCTTCATATctgttttttatgtttaggttggtcgtttttttttttttttttttttttttggttaatcttTGCAAGTGTCTTTTTCATGAGATTTGTATTGATTATGTCATTATAACACTTTTGGGGTTCTCAGATGCCATCATCCAATTGTCAAAGATTGATGATATTATGAAAGAGGAGGCTATCAAGCTGGGTGAAGTGATTGATATTCTCCACTTGAAGCATAAAGAATACATTGAGAAGATTCAAACTTACATTAGCAGCCATTCAATTCATGAATCTGAGATTAAGCGCCTTGCAGGTCTCTAAGATAGTTCTTTCTGAACATATAATTTACATTATTGTGGCACAAATTTATTCTCTTACTTGTAAATGTATAAGTATCAAGATTACCATGAGTGGGGGTATGCATCCCAGATTCAAGAAGCGTGCAGGCAGATAATTCTACTACCACAATTTACTAGTTGCGTATCCATCACATGAGACCTCTAGATTGTATATTGATGTGTATATCTTCTGTTTTTGTTGAAAGGTGAGCTGGACGAGTGTGTTGCTGAACTTGAAGAGAGTAGAAGAAAACTAGTCAATCTGAAAATGCAAAAGGATGTAGCATCTGGGATGCATACCCCCACTCATGGTACAGCCAATGGAAACTTGTCACCAGAAAAGCCTGTAGATAGGACAATGGGTTTGCGGGAATTGAAGGACTctattgaggaatcaaaggtaTCACAATATAAACAAGTTGCTTCCCCCCCTCTCCCCACTCTCACCCTCCCAAATCCCTCTCTAACCAGGCATGTGTTTAAACAAATAATGTAGATACTGGCAGAAGATCGTCTTTCTGAGGTTCAAGATGCACAGGGAGAAAATCTAAGCTTGTCAAAACAATTGCAAGATCTTCAGGTCTCTGAGATTGAATTCTTTTCATCTTCTATAGTTGATATTCCTTGTCTCAGGGTCTCACTTTATATTCACTTTAATTATATTCATGAATCTCACTTTTAATATTGTACTCGTACAGAATGAACTGAAGGATGAAAAATATATTCGCTTATCCCGATTATACTCTTTGCGAAATGATCAACTCCAACATTGGAATGCTGAAGTGGAGCAGTACAAAGTATTGACAGAGTCTCTGCAGGTTGAACTGTCTTGTCTTACATGTTGGCACTTGCTTTTTTTGCTTGTTCTATATGggtctttttaaaaattataatttcaggCTGAAAGGCCTCTTATCATGAGAAGGGAGAAGGAGGTGAGTGTAAAACTAGAATCAGCAGATGCTTTGAGGAATGCAATTGATAATGCTGAATCTAGGATTGGAGAATTGGAGCTTCAGCTACAGAAACGTATCGACGAAAAGAATGAGCTTGAGATTAAGATGGAAGAAGCTGTGCAGGATGCAGGTCAAATTAcacatttgattttaatttatttttatgggagCAATTTTCTGGAGCTTCTGGTTTGTAAGGGTGTTACTTACTGCAGGGAGAAAGGATATTAAATCAGAGTTTCGTGTAATGGCTTCGGCTTTGTCTAAAGAAATGGGAATGATGGAAACTCAATTGAAGCGATGGAAGGAGGCAGCCCATGACGCACTGTCCTTAAGTGAGGAAGCCCAGTCTCTAAAAGCTCAACTAGATAGGAAGGTTTTGTCTCATTTACctattttgtttcttctcttgTTAGTCAAATTATTCTTATGCATcatgtggactatttggagTGAACAGAACGCCCTCACATTTGAAGGGAATGATCACTCACCATTGGAGTTAAAAATGAAATTCTCACACTCTATGTATGATTGGATTGCTGCATTaagtgttctttctttttctgattTGCTGGACTTTCTGGACTTTTGTAACTTTAGATCATGTCTTGTAGTAACTCAAGTACTATTTGCGTGTACCTGGCTGTGATGTTTTTTAAAGCACCatctaaaaaatttcttacttttcaaccaaaaaaaaaaagtgatctcAACTTTTGATAATTCCTTAGTAAT
Protein-coding regions in this window:
- the LOC115977013 gene encoding E3 ubiquitin-protein ligase BRE1-like 2 isoform X1, yielding MENEADYDEPETKRPHLSPFSSASPRNSATAATSPSTNKTVDATVLQYQNQKLLQQIDIQKQELHDIEARIKELKDKQSSYDDILIVVNQLWNQLVDDLILLGVRAGAGQVSLEFLDSADHSRGSIPSCPAEEIFLCRLLQRGSIEANGNDEIIRYVEDALALRHSSTRELLKILQDSIDDQRVRTESIARALHGKLSSEDAIIQLSKIDDIMKEEAIKLGEVIDILHLKHKEYIEKIQTYISSHSIHESEIKRLAGELDECVAELEESRRKLVNLKMQKDVASGMHTPTHGTANGNLSPEKPVDRTMGLRELKDSIEESKILAEDRLSEVQDAQGENLSLSKQLQDLQNELKDEKYIRLSRLYSLRNDQLQHWNAEVEQYKVLTESLQAERPLIMRREKEVSVKLESADALRNAIDNAESRIGELELQLQKRIDEKNELEIKMEEAVQDAGRKDIKSEFRVMASALSKEMGMMETQLKRWKEAAHDALSLSEEAQSLKAQLDRKSNEMQSLADKCAEQMMEIKSLKELIDKLQKEKLELQIFLDLYGQESHDNRDLMEIKESERRAHSQAVVLRNALDEHSLELRVKAANEAEAACQQRLSAAEAEIADLRVKLDASERDVLELTEAIRNKDAEAEAYIAEIETIGQAYEDMQTQNQHLLQQVTERDDYNLKLVSESVKTKQAQSALLTEKQALEKQLQQINASIESLKMRISHSEEQMEPCLTEAIKCTHEERHLTVSLETAKWELNDAEKELKWLKSATASSEKEYEQIQQDMDDIQMDLENERSSRKKLEDELRELNIKVAEMSSETGEAAIQKLQDEIKSCKSILKCSVCSDRPKEVVIVKCYHLFCNPCIQKNLEIRHRKCPACGNAFGQNDVRFVKI
- the LOC115976991 gene encoding mRNA-capping enzyme-like, translated to MDEEYEQRIESAVDIARRERDERRKRLKREQNPDDHRPVAYNDKTRTTITIPSGWLECPAVGEEICGFIVPSKVPLCESFEVPPGKRYSLKQLIHRQRVLGRKIGLVVDLTNTTRYYPVSDLKNLGIKHVKIQCKGRDAVPDNVSVNKFVHEVSQFISRQKSIKYHVLVHCTHGHNRTGFMIVHYIMRSLFPASVSVTQAINVFAEARPPGIYKPEYIDALYAFYHENKPRDVVVCPPTPEWKRSSDDYGGGSAADPLYETHDEERDVVIMSNDDVLGDEIPWDQQDAMRSFCYQTLRLGVGARGNTPFPGSHPVSLNKDNLQLLRQHYYYTTWKADGTRYLMLITMDGCYLIDRNFNFRRVQMRFPCRDQTHHYTLLDGEMVIDSIKNTDKKERRYLIYDMMAINQVSVIDLPFYERWKLLEKEVIEPRNYERANVLQCRNPYYRYDLEPFRVRRKDFWLLSTVNKVLELKLSHESDGLIFQGRDDPYVPRTHEGLLKWKFANMNSVDFLFEVNGDNRQLLFLHERGRKRLMEGNRVAFEDGIDPSSYSGKIIECSWDSEKDEWIFMRIRLDKSTPNDFNTYRKVVRSIRDNITKDILLNEIEEIIRLPMYVDRIQNDSKAHHQTNLAPHR